From Oreochromis niloticus isolate F11D_XX linkage group LG14, O_niloticus_UMD_NMBU, whole genome shotgun sequence, one genomic window encodes:
- the LOC100702756 gene encoding caspase-1: MADKELARVRGRFVEKVSKALLKQLLDDLLEEGLLNDGEIDSVLKDNSNKADMARALIDMVKRKGDKASRKMIEHLEKRDPTLYSELGLSCGQPPAAATQKEQSWSSELIATTDSFWRMKLNDKNIYPVAEKSISSRVALLISNQNFSDERLTRKGAEADEENMDKLLRSLHYEVVKYKDLTGKKIDEALIEFSKHPKLKETDSVFVVIMSHGKRGIVLGVNHREEGEPDEFPVDNIYKYLGSQKCSALLNKPKIIIIQACRGESGGSVMVSDSAKVVCDDVSQSHFDENSIVDDSTRYVHKEKDFISLLSSTPDTVSYRQEGRGSFLIQFIKEVFNTCSHEDDIDELFRKVMQRFEDFPSEKLRQMPTKDRCTLTKRFYLFPGR, translated from the exons ATGGCAG ATAAGGAGcttgccagagtgagaggacgGTTTGTTGAAAAGGTATCAAAAGCCCTTCTTAAACAGCTCCTGGATGACCTTTTAGAAGAGGGTTTGCTGAATGATGGAGAGATTGACTCTGTGCTCAAAGACAACAGTAACAAAGCAGACATGGCCCGTGCTCTCATCGACATGGTGAAGAGGAAAGGAGATAAAGCCAGCAGGAAGATGATCgaacacctggagaagagagatcCTACACTTTACTCTGAGCTGGGTCTGTCCTGTGGTCAGCCTCCTG ctGCAGCGACTCAGAAGGAGCAAAGCTGGTCCTCCGAACTCATCGCCACAACTGACTCTTTCTGGAGGATGAAGCTGAACGATAAAAAT ATTTACCCTGTGGCAGAAAAGTCCATCAGCAGTCGTGTGGCCCTGCTAATCAGTAATCAAAATTTTTCTGATGAGAGATTAACCCGAAAAGGAGCTGAAGCTGACGAGGAGAACATGGATAAACTTCTCCGATCTCTGCACTATGAAGTGGTCAAATACAAAGATCTCACTGGAAAG AAGATAGATGAGGCTTTGATCGAATTCTCCAAACACCCCAAACtcaaagagacagacagtgtgtttgtggtgaTTATGTCTCACGGGAAACGGGGAATTGTCCTCGGTGTCAATCACAGAGAAGAAGGAGAACCGGATGAATTCCCTGTTGACAATATTTACAAGTACTTGGGCTCACAGAAATGCTCAGCACTGCTAAACAAACCAAAGATCATCATCATCCAGGCCTGCAGAGGAG AATCTGGTGGCTCCGTGATGGTGAGTGACAGTGCAAAAGTGGTCTGTGATGATGTGTCCCAGAGCCACTTTGATGAAAACAGCATTGTGGATGACTCTACTCGATATGTGCACAAAGAAAAggacttcatttcacttctgtCCAGCACCCCAG ACACTGTTTCATACAGACAGGAAGGCCGTGGGTCTTTTCTGATCCAGTTCATCAAGGAGGTATTCAACACGTGCTCCCATGAGGACGACATCGACGAGCTCTTCAGAAAA GTCATGCAACGCTTTGAAGATTTTCCCTCTGAGAAACTGAGACAGATGCCAACCAAAGACAGATGCACTCTAACCAAGCGCTTCTACCTCTTTCCAGGCCGCTGA